In a genomic window of Erigeron canadensis isolate Cc75 chromosome 5, C_canadensis_v1, whole genome shotgun sequence:
- the LOC122600171 gene encoding pectin acetylesterase 8-like: MVKVQSKECLVKCIVIAFVIFFFNVESLEGVDITTIESAVDKGAVCLDGSPPAYQLDRGFGDGVNNWLVHIQGGGWCDSVEDCVKRKTTSDGLGSSKLMPVLGFYGILSNKYEVNPYFYNWNRVFMRYCDGASFTGDVEEVDLDNNLYFRGARIFKVIVEELMSKGMNNAQNAILSGCSAGGLASILNCDKFRGYFPGSTRVKCVADGGYFAHAKDVSGGYHFEETYDKVVTLHGSANALPSGCTSQMKASLCFYPQFAMPYINAPIFLLNSAYDTWQVRYIFATYQADPNGEYTKCTTSLDQCSSTQLQRLEDFRSDFLGAISAGGKSSSKGMFINTCYTHCQAETESAWFGSTKLEDKTIADGVADWFYDKYLFQEIDTENVLPHYC; the protein is encoded by the exons ATGGTTAAAGTGCAATCAAAAGAGTGTCTTGTTAAATGCATAGTCATAGCATTTGTAATATTCTTTTTCAATGTAGAAAGTTTGGAGGGAGTTGATATTACAACTATAGAGAGTGCTGTCGACAAAGGAGCAG TTTGTTTGGATGGAAGCCCGCCGGCATATCAACTCGATAGAGGATTTGGAGACGGCGTAAACAATTGGTTGGTTCATATACAG GGAGGAGGATGGTGCGATTCTGTAGAAGATTGTGTTAAGAGAAAAACCACTAGCGACGGACTAGGATCATCCAAGTTGATGCCAGTGTTGGGCTTCTATGGGATTTTGAGCAATAAATACGAAGTGAATCCAT ATTTCTACAATTGGAATAGGGTCTTCATGAGATATTGTGATGGGGCTTCATTTACTGGCGATGTGGAAGAAGTCGATTta gATAATAACCTTTACTTTAGAGGTGCAAGGATCTTCAAAGTCATTGTTGAGGAGCTCATGAGCAAAGGAATGAACAATGCACAAAAT GCAATCTTGTCTGGTTGTTCAGCTGGTGGTTTGGCATCAATATTGAATTGTGACAAGTTTCGGGGATATTTCCCTGGAAGTACTCGAGTCAAATGTGTTGCTGACGGCGGTTATTTCGCTCACGC GAAAGACGTCTCAGGAGGATACCATTTTGAAGAAACCTACGATAAAGTCGTAACACTACAT GGTTCGGCAAACGCTTTACCTTCGGGATGTACTTCACAAATGAAAGCTTCGTTA TGTTTCTACCCTCAATTCGCTATGCCTTATATTAATGCGCCTATCTTCTTACTGAACTCGGCCTATGATACATGGCAG GTACGCTACATCTTTGCAACATATCAAGCCGATCCAAATGGCGAGTACACCAAGTGTACGACTAGTTTGGATCAATGCTCATCAACCCAACTCCAAAGACTCGAAG ATTTCCGGTCAGATTTTCTAGGAGCGATTTCAGCCGGTGGCAAAAGTTCATCCAAAGGGATGTTCATCAATACTTGCTACACTCATTGCCAAGCTGAAACTGAATCGGCATGGTTTGGATCTACAAAATTAGAGGATAAG ACGATCGCGGACGGAGTTGCAGATTGGTTTTATGACAAATACCTGTTCCAAGAGATTGATACCGAGAATGTGTTGCCACACTATTGCTAG